In Apium graveolens cultivar Ventura chromosome 10, ASM990537v1, whole genome shotgun sequence, the following are encoded in one genomic region:
- the LOC141691263 gene encoding uncharacterized protein LOC141691263, translated as MKKARLAGLDTRGKATEPIFLKKHKEPIGEASTEGAGGYGTPITAVAPTAAATGAFQPLWGFRRGDTVVGSTKHAWDWSYHSVTPKDFTDVVATPDLERIKLMGAQSLASSNAYFQGAVRQAESWKRASDKADNALRRQQKKYATLEKKLKRKEEELGESNAELVVLRAEKDKAIDNYLDSEEFAQSMRIRDDSVFPEFFRTGWDTALGTVNEACPDINPADYICPDDEALLQRFRTRVVVSDHVPQDPLLPPPESSSRPAEDDSSSSSSETTETSSESGEDDDMDAEGTSAP; from the exons atgaagaaagctcggctcgcaggcctagacacccggggaaaggccacggagcctatctttttgaagaagcacaaagagcctataggggaggcctcaactgaaggagctggaggcTATGGTACTCCTATCACTGCTGttgcccctactgctgctgccacaggcgcctttcagcctctctggggattccgccgaggggacaccgtagttggttccacgaaacatgcttgggattggtcttaccatagcgtgacccccaaggattttactgatgtggtggccacccctgatcttgagaggatcaagctcatgggagctcagtctctggcttcg tctaacgcctattttcaaggcgctgtgaggcaagccgaatcatggaagcgggcttctgataaggccgataatgccctcaggaggcaacagaagaagtatgctaccctggagaagaagctcaagcgcaaggaggaagaactcggagagtctaacgccgagctggtggtacttcgggcggagaaggataaagctatagacaactatctggactcggaggagtttgcccaatccatgaggattagggatgattcagtctttcccgagttttttaggactggttgggacacggcccttgggaccgtgaacgaggcttgtcctgatattaacccggcggactacatctgccctgatgacgaggctttgctacagaggtttcgtacccgagtagttgtctcggaccatgttcctcaggatccactccttcctcctcccgagtcttcttccagacctgctgaggacgacagctcttcctcctcctccgagacgacagagacatccagcgagagtggagaggacgatgatatggatgccgagggtacttcagctccttag